One genomic segment of uncultured Desulfobacter sp. includes these proteins:
- a CDS encoding ferritin family protein has product MFTLNDLFDIAIKMEENGKAVYLNALAHADSKDIKNLLQWMADEEEHHKSWFEEQKDSLSADSSDLGVMLPGVIKEMMGNNSLSLTDLNFSEITTPVQMLETFITFENDTILFYQFLETFVESESVKAGLHKIIDEENAHVEKISERIQSFEPGGGIKAPPGLRNESEII; this is encoded by the coding sequence ATGTTTACCCTCAATGATTTGTTCGATATTGCCATAAAAATGGAAGAAAACGGCAAAGCTGTGTATCTGAACGCCCTGGCGCACGCCGACAGCAAGGATATTAAAAATCTTCTTCAGTGGATGGCCGATGAAGAAGAACACCACAAATCCTGGTTTGAAGAACAGAAAGACAGCCTTTCTGCAGACAGCAGTGACCTGGGCGTCATGCTTCCCGGTGTGATTAAAGAGATGATGGGGAACAACAGCTTATCTTTAACTGATCTGAACTTCTCAGAAATCACCACGCCTGTGCAAATGCTTGAAACATTCATCACGTTTGAAAATGACACAATTTTGTTTTACCAATTTTTGGAGACCTTTGTGGAATCCGAATCAGTCAAGGCAGGGCTGCACAAGATCATAGATGAAGAAAACGCCCATGTGGAAAAAATATCCGAAAGGATTCAGTCTTTTGAGCCTGGAGGGGGGA
- a CDS encoding RlmE family RNA methyltransferase: MKGKKKATKGAKPQKKGGRNGQWADHLTQKAKSMGYPARSVFKLEDIQNRFQIIKKGNTVLDLGCSPGSWTLYAAKLVGDKGRVLGIDLKAVETKLPPNASTIQDDILEPEHPAFIEPHAGKFNVVISDMAPATTGRKDVDAIRSVELCRMALDTALKNLAFQGNFVCKIFQGNEFKTFEQEVKAAFKECRVFKPESCRKQSKEIYIIGKEKIT, translated from the coding sequence TTGAAGGGTAAAAAAAAGGCAACAAAAGGGGCAAAGCCCCAAAAAAAAGGCGGCAGGAACGGCCAGTGGGCGGACCATCTCACGCAAAAGGCCAAATCCATGGGATATCCTGCCCGGTCCGTGTTTAAGCTTGAAGATATTCAGAACAGATTTCAGATTATCAAAAAAGGGAACACCGTGCTTGATCTTGGGTGTTCACCTGGATCCTGGACCCTTTATGCGGCAAAACTTGTGGGCGACAAGGGCCGCGTGCTCGGCATTGATTTAAAAGCGGTTGAAACCAAACTGCCGCCCAATGCGTCAACCATCCAGGATGATATTCTTGAACCCGAGCACCCCGCATTTATTGAGCCCCATGCAGGTAAGTTTAACGTCGTGATCAGCGACATGGCCCCGGCCACCACGGGCAGAAAGGATGTGGATGCCATCCGCTCCGTTGAACTGTGCCGCATGGCCCTTGACACGGCCTTGAAAAATTTGGCTTTTCAGGGTAATTTTGTGTGCAAAATTTTCCAGGGCAACGAGTTTAAAACGTTTGAACAGGAAGTGAAGGCAGCGTTTAAGGAGTGCCGGGTATTTAAGCCCGAAAGCTGCAGAAAACAAAGCAAAGAAATTTATATTATAGGAAAAGAAAAGATAACATAA
- a CDS encoding YebC/PmpR family DNA-binding transcriptional regulator — MSGHSKWSTIKHKKGAADKKRAKIFTKLIKEITVAARMGGGDPGANPRLRHAIDSAKAQNMPKDNVDRAIKKGTGDMDGVNYEEIIYEGYGPGGVAVMVECLTDNKNRTIADVRYIFNKAGGNVGTDGCVAWMFDKKGVITISKENADEETLMEVAIDAGAEDIKDEGDSFDVLTAPEDFDAVKDAIDGAQIVYEVAEISMVPQNTTAVSGKEAEQMIQFMEALDDNDDIQNFYTNADIPDEAFDAM; from the coding sequence ATGTCAGGACATAGCAAATGGTCGACCATCAAGCATAAAAAAGGGGCGGCCGATAAAAAACGGGCAAAGATATTTACCAAGCTGATTAAGGAAATTACAGTAGCTGCCCGTATGGGCGGGGGTGATCCCGGGGCCAATCCCCGGCTGCGTCATGCCATTGACTCGGCCAAAGCCCAAAATATGCCCAAGGACAATGTGGACCGGGCCATTAAAAAGGGCACCGGAGATATGGACGGGGTCAATTACGAAGAAATCATATATGAAGGATACGGACCCGGCGGCGTGGCCGTGATGGTGGAATGCCTCACGGATAACAAAAACCGGACCATTGCCGATGTCAGGTATATTTTTAACAAAGCAGGCGGCAATGTCGGTACGGACGGTTGTGTGGCCTGGATGTTTGATAAAAAGGGTGTAATTACCATTTCCAAAGAAAATGCAGACGAAGAGACCCTTATGGAAGTGGCCATTGACGCCGGAGCTGAAGATATCAAGGACGAAGGCGATAGCTTCGATGTGCTCACCGCACCCGAGGATTTTGATGCGGTTAAGGATGCCATTGATGGCGCACAGATCGTCTATGAGGTGGCTGAAATCTCCATGGTCCCCCAGAACACTACAGCCGTATCAGGCAAAGAAGCCGAGCAGATGATCCAATTTATGGAGGCCCTGGACGACAACGATGATATCCAAAATTTTTATACCAACGCCGATATCCCGGACGAAGCTTTTGATGCGATGTAA